Proteins from a single region of Thiomicrorhabdus sp. Kp2:
- the clpS gene encoding ATP-dependent Clp protease adapter ClpS: MPYSSEYDDGNLLLETAKPKVKPPKKYQVVLLNDDYTPMEFVVDVLQRFFGMDELKANAVMLAVHQEGKGVCGVFSREIAEMKVQQVNSYSRQNKHPLMCQLEVA; the protein is encoded by the coding sequence ATGCCTTATTCTTCAGAATATGATGATGGTAATTTATTACTAGAAACAGCTAAACCTAAAGTTAAACCACCAAAAAAATATCAAGTGGTTCTATTAAATGATGATTACACACCAATGGAGTTTGTTGTTGATGTATTGCAACGTTTTTTTGGTATGGATGAGCTAAAAGCAAATGCCGTTATGTTGGCAGTGCATCAAGAAGGAAAGGGTGTGTGTGGTGTGTTTAGTCGTGAGATTGCAGAAATGAAAGTACAACAAGTAAACAGTTATTCTCGTCAAAATAAACACCCATTAATGTGTCAGTTAGAGGTCGCCTAA
- a CDS encoding DnaJ C-terminal domain-containing protein has product MRANYDFNKDYFAVLGVHYGACSQTVKLAYRKMARRYHPDVSKIHNAKVLFQEVALAYEVLSKYREDYCYEYDLFKLRNYAKTSSGPSQRGANSNDYKQNNDAEHNDKTSQNENRSSENTRTAYRQQKPINGKDRVITYPLTLRYAIRLLHLGSFYIPALRQKIKFTRKAFENKTFRIKGKGYTGLFGGVAGDFLVKFDIKVDSSRYKLKGADIYSTVLINKSLMKLGEQVRLDVVSGKVEFYLPENYSSENVIKIIGKGLPADRETKAGDLYLRVIAN; this is encoded by the coding sequence TTGAGAGCAAATTACGATTTTAATAAGGATTATTTTGCCGTTTTGGGTGTGCATTATGGCGCATGTTCCCAAACGGTAAAATTAGCTTATCGAAAAATGGCGAGGCGATATCATCCAGATGTTTCAAAGATACATAATGCAAAAGTACTTTTTCAAGAAGTGGCTTTGGCTTATGAGGTTTTGAGTAAATACCGTGAAGATTATTGTTATGAATATGATTTATTCAAGTTGCGGAATTATGCAAAAACATCTTCAGGCCCTTCGCAAAGAGGAGCAAACAGCAATGATTATAAGCAAAATAACGATGCTGAACATAATGATAAAACCTCTCAAAATGAGAACAGAAGTTCTGAAAATACACGAACGGCTTATCGTCAACAAAAACCAATCAATGGCAAAGATCGAGTCATTACCTATCCTCTTACGCTACGTTATGCCATTCGTTTACTTCACTTGGGAAGCTTTTATATTCCCGCTCTTAGGCAAAAAATAAAATTTACCCGTAAGGCCTTTGAAAATAAAACCTTTAGGATTAAAGGAAAAGGCTATACGGGTTTATTTGGTGGTGTTGCGGGTGATTTTTTAGTGAAGTTTGATATTAAGGTCGATAGCAGTCGTTACAAATTAAAAGGTGCGGATATTTACAGCACGGTTTTGATAAATAAAAGTTTAATGAAGTTAGGCGAGCAAGTCCGTTTAGATGTTGTGAGTGGTAAAGTAGAGTTTTATTTGCCAGAAAACTACTCTTCTGAAAACGTGATTAAAATTATTGGAAAAGGCTTGCCTGCGGATAGAGAAACAAAAGCGGGGGATTTGTATTTAAGAGTGATTGCTAATTAA
- a CDS encoding alkylphosphonate utilization protein translates to MSVEQALIARSGNKCELCGSEHDLSVFEVAPSDGSEEQTVLVCETCKSQMENPDTIDANHWRCLNDSMWSPTPAVQVLSYRMLHALRAEGWPQDLLDMMYLDDDMKAWADAGLANEDDDTTPTKDSNGTVLNEGDDVTLIKDLDVKGANFTAKRGTLVKNIHLTDNPLHIEGKVNGTQIVLVAAFLKKA, encoded by the coding sequence ATGAGCGTTGAGCAAGCTTTAATTGCCCGCAGTGGTAACAAATGTGAACTATGTGGTTCAGAACACGATTTATCGGTATTTGAAGTTGCACCAAGTGACGGCTCAGAAGAGCAAACCGTATTGGTTTGCGAGACATGTAAATCACAAATGGAAAACCCTGACACAATCGATGCCAATCACTGGCGTTGTTTGAATGACAGCATGTGGTCACCGACTCCAGCCGTACAAGTACTTTCTTACAGAATGTTACACGCTTTACGTGCAGAAGGTTGGCCACAAGATCTTTTAGATATGATGTACCTTGACGATGATATGAAAGCGTGGGCTGATGCGGGTCTTGCCAATGAAGATGATGACACTACCCCAACGAAAGACAGCAACGGAACCGTTCTAAATGAAGGTGATGATGTTACCTTAATTAAAGATTTGGATGTTAAAGGCGCAAACTTCACGGCAAAACGTGGAACTTTAGTTAAGAATATTCACCTAACAGACAACCCTTTACACATTGAAGGCAAAGTCAACGGTACACAAATTGTATTAGTTGCGGCTTTCTTGAAAAAGGCTTAA
- a CDS encoding DUF2986 domain-containing protein produces the protein MNRQKKIRQKFEKKLKQAKAKRFPKNKEPYIAKADREEVAEVVIESDNSQEEKDV, from the coding sequence ATGAATCGACAGAAGAAAATCAGACAAAAATTTGAGAAAAAGTTAAAACAAGCTAAGGCAAAAAGATTCCCAAAAAATAAAGAGCCTTATATTGCGAAAGCAGATCGTGAAGAAGTCGCAGAGGTGGTTATTGAATCTGATAATAGCCAGGAAGAGAAGGACGTTTAA
- a CDS encoding YebC/PmpR family DNA-binding transcriptional regulator translates to MGRAFQNRKESMAKTSDQKAKVYSKYSREIYVCAKSGGVETEGNLALQGLIDRAKKDQVPAHVIEKAIEKAKGGGGEDFAAARYEGYGPGNTMVIVECLTDNPNRTFGDVRHCFTKTNCKIGTQGSVSHMFDHSAILVFAGEDEEAALEALMMADVDVTDIEAEDGKITVFAPHTEYFKAKNALKEAFEGIEFEVDEIQFVPQMTKTIEGEDLEMFEKFINLLEDLDDVQKVYYDAEF, encoded by the coding sequence ATGGGAAGAGCCTTTCAAAACCGCAAAGAATCCATGGCAAAAACCTCGGATCAAAAAGCCAAGGTATATAGTAAATACAGCCGTGAGATTTATGTTTGTGCCAAGTCTGGAGGCGTCGAAACTGAAGGTAACCTAGCTTTACAAGGCTTAATTGATAGAGCAAAGAAAGACCAAGTTCCTGCACATGTTATTGAAAAAGCGATTGAAAAAGCCAAAGGTGGTGGCGGTGAAGATTTTGCCGCAGCACGCTATGAAGGTTATGGCCCAGGTAACACCATGGTGATTGTTGAGTGTTTAACCGATAACCCAAACCGTACCTTTGGTGATGTGCGTCACTGCTTTACCAAAACCAACTGCAAAATAGGAACTCAAGGCAGCGTATCTCATATGTTCGACCACTCAGCTATTTTAGTCTTTGCAGGTGAGGATGAAGAAGCCGCATTAGAAGCATTAATGATGGCGGATGTCGATGTCACCGATATTGAAGCAGAAGACGGTAAAATTACGGTATTTGCACCACATACCGAATACTTTAAAGCTAAAAATGCCCTAAAAGAAGCTTTTGAAGGTATTGAATTTGAAGTGGATGAAATTCAATTTGTGCCACAGATGACTAAAACCATTGAAGGTGAAGATTTAGAGATGTTTGAAAAATTCATTAACCTGCTTGAAGATTTAGATGACGTGCAAAAAGTCTATTACGACGCAGAGTTTTAG